CTTGTGAGGGAAGTTGATGCAGTATGTGCAAGGTTTTGAGCTTCTACCGATGTCAGCCATCGCTATGCACAAATAACAACATAACTAGGACGGAGGACTAGCAGATTGCTGAAGGATATCCAAGCTTCAGCTTGGCCAAATGATAGCCGAAGTCTTTAAAATACTACTTTAATCCTCCAGCAGAAGCACAAAACATTTGCATCCGCCAGCCAGAAATATCAGAAACATGATGCTCCAATATCTGAGCAACAGTATGAAGATTCCGGGTTAGGATTGATCAGGGCACTTACAATCCTCGCGTCATGAAATTATGCAGCGAAAGCCTTTAAATTCAGAATATCAGGCTGATGATACAGATTAGGAAGAAAAAAGGTCAAACGTTTTGTGACAGCATTATTTTGAGTCAGATTAATTTACCTGCGGTCATACACAGAAACCAGGTAAGAGCTTTGCAAGTCTCTTGATTAACCTTGTGGATGCATTTGTTTTTACAAGCTTCTGATTGGCATGATCTTATGTATATTCTGGGTCATTCATCAGTATTTCACATCTAAGATGCAATGAACCAATGTATTAGGCTCCTAGCCTATTATCAAATGCCAATAAGAATCTGCGGGGCAACACAAGGACGTTAGTCAGATTATAGGGAGCATAAACCTTTTTCACTAAATGAACTGTTCAGACTAATATACCCTGATCGGCAAAAGGTTACAgaaaatcacaaaagataagaaggaaaaaacaaaaagaccTCCACAACCATATACaccatctattttttttttttaaaaaaaaaaaaggaagcttTACATTTTTCACTACAATGTATGAAAAGAGCCGTGACTGTCTCTCCCTTAGACTCTTGGGTTTACAATTGACTTGACTTGGCATTTCTCCTTTTAGATTCTAAAAGAACACACAAAATCACTTGGCATAAGGCAATGTTGTTATCGATGTAATATAACTAATTTTCAACAACAAACCTGAAAGGCATACCTTCTCTTGCACCTTCCAACTTCTATTGCAGTTTGATCTTTTTCAGATAAGAAAAAAAACCTTCATGGATAAATTAGGGATGGTTATAACATTTCGAAGTTATGCTTCTCTCTATTGACTCCATCATTAAAAGAAATTTCTCTCCAGAAAGGCCATAATTGCAGGCTACCTAATTTCCTGCAGTAGGAAATATTAACTTCATCAATTCGGTCAGCTATGTCTGACAGGGCAGGGCTTTCATCTAATCCGCTACAAAGTTGTTCCCCTTACAACTTGTCAATATTAAGCAACAAGAATACTCATAAATGGCATCATGAATTGAATAGCTAATATTCATGTTTAGGTTCAAACATAATCAATAACAAAGCACAAGAAGGCAATGAATGTTCTCACCCtgaaaaaatgatttcaaaCTGATGAATTTCTTACTTCACGTTTCTCATCAGCGTGTCATGATTGACAAAAGCAATTCAACTGCACAAGAACCCTGGTTTGGTTATATTTGGCATTCATGCCATTATTCTAAACGAGCTGAAACATAACTGTCAATAGCAGAAAATTTACCTACTTTGAAAGATGGAATCTACATAGAATAGCTGCATGGGACACTCATCAGCATTCTTATCAATTTACCAAGGATTGCTGATCAACATAAACCACTGTGATCTAATAACCTGCTAAAAGAAGGACAAGGATAGTGACACACGAGACTGGGAGGCAAATGTTGTTGTATTGCTGGCTAGGCAGAAGTTGAAACTCAGATTTTCATATATTTTGCTTCACAGGTAATCTAATGtataactgaaaaaaaaaaaaagataactgAAATAGAACCTAACCGGTCAGTTTGATATAATTAAGCTCCCCCAAAGATCAGAAAGGCCCAATATTATCCAAAATTTAATGGAAAAGTAGTTAATCAATTGCGCTGTAGCATCAATTTGCAAATTCCTTAGCCAAACTATTTCCTCCTTTGACATATTTGACATTACTAACCAAATTATATTTACTACCACATTAGCATGCAGGGAATACGCTATTGCAGAAGACGGTTAGGAAATGCTCTTATCAGCCTTATGTTTAATGACCATAATGTAGAACATTCAGCAATTGAACTTAACctgtttaagtactcaaatgGTGGAAAACATCATGCAGGAAGGGACAACAACGAGAGCTCTGAAGGAAGAAAGATAACAAAccaacaaataaattaataaacaCACACAGACAAGCTGTAAAACAAATAATACTTTCCCATACCAAAAGAATTTCCAACTGTGAGCATAATTGTCAACCATGAAACACATTCAAATGCAAGTTATATATAGAAGTATGGGACTAGACAAGAATCCTCAGTTTATATCTTAAGATAGTTAAGGGAGCATAAACTCTGAATTAAAATAGAAGCAACTAACCTAATTTGCTTTTGACCTGCTCACTGAATCTCAAGAATGTAAGCAATCTGAACTCCTTGATCTCCTGGTTTTACATTCTAATGTTCCTGGGCAAAGTGTGATCTAAACTTCGTGGTGCTTGTTCCTCTTGCCAAATCAACTGTATCAGGCACTGTAAGACTTGAGAAGGCCTCAAAGACAGTGCTATTCCCATTTCCCACAAATATGTTATCTGCTCCTTCAATCTCCCATATCTGCAGCAACCTCAAGCTAAATTTCTCTGGCTACTTGGCCATAACCAAatacggaaaaaaaaaaaagctagaaCATTCGTTAAAATAACTGGTAACTGCTATCAGCAACACAATTAACCAACTTCAAACAACATACCAGTAAAGTCAGCAGATTTCTTATGCCGGAACTGTACTTTCTTGGCCTTTAAGATACCATGGTATAATGTTGACATGGTGTGGCTATCTGGTTCTATTCCCTTTAATGACATCTCATTGACTAGACTTACAGCCCTATCCACATCTCTCCTCTTACAATACCCACATAGCAGGGCACTATAAGTTACAGTATCAGGTTCTAGACCaatatcaatcatttcattAAAAAGGTCAATAGCATCTTGAAGATTGTTCGATTTACAATGACTGTCAATTAAAGCAGTATAACAGATGGCATCAGCTTTCAAATTCATCTCCTTCATTTCAACCAATAAAGGAGAAATGTCTTTCTTTTGGCCTTCCTTTCCAAATCTTTTTTCCCTTCTAAAATTAATCTTTGAATATCCATCCAGCAAAACAGTGTAAGTGATGATATCAGGAGTTATACCTCTCTCCTTCATATCATTAAAAAGATCACAAGCCTCATTTAAGCAATTCACCCTACAATAACCATTCAACATTATTGTGTAGGTAATAACATCTGGAGGTAACCCCTTGGCAACCATATTATCAAACACCCACCGTGCCTTCTTCATATCTCCAGAACCACAGAGAGCAGCAATAACTTTAGTACACATTTTCTCACAAGGGCCTTCAACAGAAGACAGCACTAAATCAAATAACTTTATAGCTTTGTTATATTCGCCTTCTGTGCAAAGGCAACTGAGAAGTTTTAGACAAGAACTTCTTTTTACCACAGCTCTATGCTTTGCAAGCCTAAGGAATAGTTTAAAGGCCGCTTCTGTGTGATTTGATTCACAATAGCCATCAATCAAAGCAGCATAATTTTCTAAACACTTATCTTCCAAACTAGTAAAAAACTTTTCAGCTTCCTTTACCTTCCCGCCAATACATAAGCCTTCGATGATCATGTTGTATGTTGTGGTGTTTGGTGCCACACCTTGCTCTTTCATGTATTTTACAAGGTCCAATGCCTCTTTAACACATCCGTTTCTAGAAAACCCACCGGCAAGAACATTATAGGTAACAATATCAGGCATCAGACCATTCTGCTCCATCTCCTCAAGTAAGTCTAATGCACAGGAAACTCTTCCTGCAAGACAGCACCCATTAATCAAGGTGGTGTAGTTCACAACATCTGGAACCATTTTCTTACACCTCATCTCATCTAGCAATCTCACAGCTTCTTCCACTTTTCCAAGTTTGCATAAAGCATCAATTGCAACATTATATGCAATCTCATCAAGGTAAATTCCTAGATCGTTAAAGCTCTTGAACTGATCGACTGCCTCACCAAACATGCCTATCTGACACAGGCATTGAAGAATTGAGCTGACAATTACACAATTAGTTCTGATATTTTTAGCTGCCATTTCGTTATGGAAAGCCAGAGCCTTAATTATATTTCCAACCTCGCAATAGCCTCGAATCAAGGCACCATAACAAAATTGATCAGGCATTAGTCCATGCTCCTCCATCTTAAGCAATACCTCCTCTGCTTCTTTTAGTTTATTTTCATTAACAAAACCACGCAGCACAGCCGTATAAGCATATGCATCCATAGGCACACTTTCTCTACTCCAGGCTATCAACACTTGATAACCCAAATCTGATCGTCCATGTGAGCAAAGCCCTTCCAGATATGTGGAATAAGTAAAATTATTTGGGGTCACACCAGCTTCCTCCATCTTCTCAAACACATCAACAGCTTCCTCCAGAGTACCCTTCCTACAGAATGCCTTAATCACAATACCGTAAGTGTAAACATTTGGACTCAAACCTAACCTCGTCAACTGCTTATACATAGCCACTGCCATATCCACCTTTCCACACTCAACCAACCGGTTCAACAGATAATTACACGCCAACAAAGACACCCCAAAACCACGCCTTGTCGTCTGGAACAAAGTATCAATAGCCTCATCAAACATACCCACACTAACAAACGCCTTAACCATGGCTTCAAGAGCCCGAGCCAACAAATTCGACCCCTCAACATTTAGTCCTTCCACCAACGCTTCAAACAAATCCGAAATATCAAAACCCAAATGCTCTTTTCTCGACTTAATCACCTCCAACAGTACAGAATCTAACTTCATATCCATACCCCAATAACATAATATCCTAATAATAGCAACATGGGTCCCAACATCATGCTTAAAACCTCGCTCCTTCAATTGCCTAAATATTTGCAATGCAGAAATGGGttcttttttcaaattattgagGATTTCAATGACCCCACATGAATTTAGCTCCCAAACAGGATCATCGATTTTAGTGCCACTTTTATCAGGGATTGAAATTGATTCATCAGCACTTGAGTCCGAGTAACATGGGGTCAACTGAGCTAGCGCTGAAACTGCCCGAGACCGTATAAATTGACTGTTTCCGAAGAGTTTTCTTTGGGAAACTGACCTGAATGTAGAAGCACACCACATGGAATTGGCAGTTAATAAGCCACATAGAGgaacaaaactggaaatttctgTGCTCCCATAAGCTTCTATCTGCGATGGAAAAGGAACTGAAGCGTTTCTGGAGAGTTGGGATTAAAGTTTAAGCTGTGGCAGGCAGGCATGGAAGTGTCTTAAACCCTACAAGAGAGCCAGACTTCAGAGCTTTGAATTTTTGTAAAGCCCTTTCATGGGCTATGTTCCGGATAACCCGGTTACAATGGATCCTATGCTCGGGCGACTCCcttgtttttttcttccttttttttttcccctttaaccCGTCATTTCCTCGCAATAATTGCTACTTTGCTGGTCGCTATATTTTTTTCCCCCGTCAACATTCTTCGTGCGTGTGAGTGGGGCGTGCGGGGATGTGCGTTTTGAAAAAAGGGAGCTACCgtaaaataaattatataaatattcaaaaaaaaatacaccTTTCAAGCAGATTCACAAATATCAGTATCAAGCTCCAATTTTTATGTTAGTTAcctaaaaaatttgaatttatgaaTAAACACAAGAAATAACTAGCACTTAAGTATAATCTACATCGTAAATAATAAGTTTTAGGTTCAAGTTCTCTcccttaaaagaaaaaaaagaaattttttaaaagaaaaataaatacttaactAGTTATCCTTTGTCAACAGCCGTTGGTGTGTTATCCATTGCAAACTGCGCTTGGAACTTGTAGCTCCACGAGGCCCACCAATTCTTTTGTGTTTGAGCTGTTGAAACCACGACGGACTGAGGCCCATAATTGCTATACTCTTCACTCATTAGATAGTCTCTTCACTTTCACCAAGAGACTATCTAATGAGTGAAGAGTATAGCAAAACACATAAATTATTGTCGCATGGTCCTACGGCTGTGTATAGAGCTCGCATGGGTGACTGGGACTTGGAAACCTGCAGCTTCCACGAAGGGCCGGGagtttttttgtcaaaataacaCTAGTACTGTtgctaaaaaatatatttgtttggatagtgtattatttgaaatattatttggaataattactgtaacacttttttgtgatgtgatgtatgtgagataaaaaggtggttggaaatataaaaatgtggattggaaaatgtgtctatgatgcaagcgaaatattatttgggataattggggtatccaaacaaaattttcaaattttattttcataaTGATGTTATTGTTGCCATCTAGTTATTTTGATTGTCATGTAGGAtaacaataaaaagaaaagttcttatttagtttatagtttCCGACATGaactaaaaatttaaatttttttattataaaggCACAAGAAAATTGCATAACTTTTAtaatttccttataattatttaaaataaattctaccATTACTGGCCTTGCTATTATTGGTCTCTGAATTTTTCTAAATGTATCAGAcctattgcatatatttttcaaaatataaattttaaaaatacaaaaattgcaaCGAAAATTGTAAGCAATTACAAAAACTTCAAGGCTATCATATTTGTTCATGTCATTCTTCCTACTCCTTGAAAAGGCAAGAGAATGATATTCATTTGTCTTGTGATTATCGAttcgaaaagaatattttttagaTGCTGTCAATATAAATATTGACTCCTTAGAATTAAGTTTGACAAGGGAAAGATAAAAATGTAAAAAGGTTTAGAGAGAAAATTGGAAAAGATATTAGATGGGAATGAGAAATGGAAAGTGTCTCTATCTTCATCCTGGCATATATGCAACCtaagtgggaaaaaaaaaatcatgaaaataataaattttaaaattagattACTTTCGATATATGTCATGGAATAAGAGTTATTTTGATAATAAACTCAAAAGGCGAAGTACTAAACTGCTGATACAGAACATGACTTCAAGGGCGCATATCTATCAAGTATCAACGAAACAGAGAAGAGGCCGCGCGTGTGTGCTGTCGGAATTAAACATATCAGATGAGGTCCCAGACCCTAACGCGTTTCATGCAAATTTTGTCTGTGCCAGGCAGCTAAAGCCACTCAAGGAGTAATAAATCATTAATTGTCCTGATCATGCCCTTTAAAAGGTAAAGCATTCCCATGTCAAAGGAACATTAATTGGTAGGGCATTACATTTTTTAGTACTGGTAGGTTTCTATTTAGGTTGTACTCGTCAGTCTTCAGTTGATGTTAGTTGTTATCTTGGACATCATGCAAGCAAGATCAAGATGCCCAACAGTCTTGAGTGGGAGTATaaagaaatttcttggtttgtaCAGCCTTCGCTTTGTATGGATATATCACAGATGAAGAAATGGCAGATGATATCGATGAGTGTGTATGGACATtgttattatttgaaatattatttgggataattagtatagcactttttatgatttgttatatatgagataaaaattgattgaaaatatGGAAAGCGCattaaaaaaatgtgtttataaaaTGTAAGCAAAATAATAGTTGGAAAAATTTGGTATCTCAAACATAATATTTGGAAGTTTTTCTATTTCagagaaaaaataattatatttagattccaattaaaaataataataataattggaagcttttctatTTTGTAATTGAATCTTAATGTCAGAGAGGTATACACAATATATAATCTATTGCTAAACTAAACTATTGAAAATTGGGAGAGAACTAAAACTACTCtcaaaaatattctaaaaaatcTTGGATGAAAAATACAAGCAAGAGGTTATCCAAGTCTAAAAACCCTCATAACTTTGAGAGGGCACACTCCACCACAAAAACCTTCGTGACGGTGGTTTTTTCTAAGCCCCACGTTTTTTGGCACAAGTGCGTTTGTTCAGACATTAGTTAGACGAGACTCTAGGACTATTCTACGATATTTCGTCCAGGCTACAACGACAACAATCTGAACAAGTTTGATGATTTAGATCTGATATGAAATTTTTTAAGGATGGCTTTTGTCACTTGTTTAGTGAACATTGGATAGAAATCACGGGACAAGATGGTCAACAACAATTTTTATAATCATGTCGGTGGTTTATAGGTTAGATTTGATTGCTTTCGATCTTcgctttgtctttttttttttttttttacgattACAATTATATAACCTATTCTATCCTAATTCACAAGGGAGGGGAAGCTAAAAAGGCTTGTTGTCTATGAGTTGGTGCTAATTTTTGTGCCATCTATGAGTTGTTTTAATTTTATCCTCGTCGTAAAAGTAAAGATGTAGCAAAGATAACTAGTAACTTCTAGTAATTTCTGACTCCAACAACTTCTTTTTTATTAATTCCGTTTgcctaagaaaaaaaaaatccataactttttttttttttttttggtaagaaaaggaaaatcttctaatagtaattttttttttattttaatgaaataacgaatttttttcttgatttacATACTCGTAAGGTGTGCTTTTCCCACTAGTTAAACTAGTGTTTAGACTATTGAAATGCGCTCGCTGACCTAACTACAGAATTAAAACTAAAAGGCTAAACTGCACGTTCCTCAAACTAAAGGCTACAAGCTTTAATTAGATTTAAATCTTGATATTAGACACAATGATTTCCCAATAGTacggccttgtttggattgtattttcttggattttttgtagaaaaattactgtagcgatttgatgtatgtgaggaaaaaatgtaatagagaaatgtgatcacgaaaaatgaCCCAATTTTTCGACGAAAAATGACTGTCCAGACGGGGTCTGTACAATCTTGTTTAACAAATACCATGCGGAAGTGCCCCTAGCATATTTTCGCAGGAGCTAGTGCACATTAATCCTGATTAGCACCTAACCAAAAGGGTTGCTGGCTAAACCTTCTCGTCACTTAAAACTAGTACTAATGATTGGAAAATGGAGAAATTGGATTCTGTAGACTTTAACATTTTATACTGATCATATATATGAATGTGAGTTTGGTTTCAAAGTGaacccttttttctttcttttttttttttttttttggaacgaTTGTATCAAATCGAAGTGAAAGCAAGAAGACTATcttgtttctttaattttctggtAAAAGTATTGGAGCACAATTCCCTCGAAGCAAAGCTAAGCATCTATTCAACATTGGGGAAATCTGATGCTTTCTGCCACGCCTCCTTTGGTGACGATGCAAGTGTCACTACTGAGACTGGAGTTTGAGTTCACATAAGATAAGGCTGAATGGGTCGCATAATAAGCCACAGATTTAAAATTAATTCTGGTGAGTAGGCAAGCAACTTCTGTTGACCCTTCACTTCTCTCTATTTACTTTCGCTTTCTGTATTTTATTTTATGCCAACCAAATTTTGATACTCATCTTGTTATCCGACTTTTGGAATACAAGCAAATATATTTAGTACTAACAGAAGTTACCATGTCAAAGTCTTGAGCAaaggacctttttttttttttttttaaaaaaaaaaaagccttaaTTACCTCCACAAACTAAAGTCGAATTAGTCCTGAGCAAAGGTTTTAGAACATATCTGCATTATATAttatctttttgtgtttttattgaatttctttttcttgcatcCATGACTCAATCTCGGCGTGTATCTTTCTAGCGTTTTAATCACATTCTTTGTATGAAACAGTTCTACTTGTTAACAAATTAGCTTTAGTTAAGCAAATATATCGACATTTAGCCAAAAGCAATTAGAATGGACAAAAAATCCCTTAAtttcctcttctctccctttgtttttttttttttgaaatattgatAATTGACTACAAAAAGATtaaattgtgatattttttcCTTCATAGTTTTAGGTATAATTCAGAAGTtttgatatttttattttttttataagtgaTAGATTTTGAATTTAAGATTTCTTATTTACTGCTCCCCGCCCACCACTcgaattcttttttctttgcgCGAGTCTCTTAAGAAATAAAATTACAATAATATGTAATACTAGTAAAAGTTAATAGACTAGCCATTCATTATTAATATGATAATTTCCGATCCTATTTCACCTGGAGAATTTGTGGAAGAGCTAATAAACTTGGCAATCACACTTACCGTAAATAGCAATTCAAGATTAGACTTTCCCAAAATCAGTCAAAGTTAAGCACAcgtcatttatttattttttttctttttgtcaatAATAAGCCATTAATTGTTAACTAGGTTCCAAATTCCTATATGACCTTGTGGCTAATGTTCCTAGCCCAAAAGCGACCATTTTCTGTCTTCTTCCCCagtcaataaataaaaaatgaacagaaataaaattttaaaaaaaaattagagaataCAACAGTAAAAGAAA
This portion of the Coffea arabica cultivar ET-39 chromosome 2e, Coffea Arabica ET-39 HiFi, whole genome shotgun sequence genome encodes:
- the LOC113730630 gene encoding uncharacterized protein, with translation MWCASTFRSVSQRKLFGNSQFIRSRAVSALAQLTPCYSDSSADESISIPDKSGTKIDDPVWELNSCGVIEILNNLKKEPISALQIFRQLKERGFKHDVGTHVAIIRILCYWGMDMKLDSVLLEVIKSRKEHLGFDISDLFEALVEGLNVEGSNLLARALEAMVKAFVSVGMFDEAIDTLFQTTRRGFGVSLLACNYLLNRLVECGKVDMAVAMYKQLTRLGLSPNVYTYGIVIKAFCRKGTLEEAVDVFEKMEEAGVTPNNFTYSTYLEGLCSHGRSDLGYQVLIAWSRESVPMDAYAYTAVLRGFVNENKLKEAEEVLLKMEEHGLMPDQFCYGALIRGYCEVGNIIKALAFHNEMAAKNIRTNCVIVSSILQCLCQIGMFGEAVDQFKSFNDLGIYLDEIAYNVAIDALCKLGKVEEAVRLLDEMRCKKMVPDVVNYTTLINGCCLAGRVSCALDLLEEMEQNGLMPDIVTYNVLAGGFSRNGCVKEALDLVKYMKEQGVAPNTTTYNMIIEGLCIGGKVKEAEKFFTSLEDKCLENYAALIDGYCESNHTEAAFKLFLRLAKHRAVVKRSSCLKLLSCLCTEGEYNKAIKLFDLVLSSVEGPCEKMCTKVIAALCGSGDMKKARWVFDNMVAKGLPPDVITYTIMLNGYCRVNCLNEACDLFNDMKERGITPDIITYTVLLDGYSKINFRREKRFGKEGQKKDISPLLVEMKEMNLKADAICYTALIDSHCKSNNLQDAIDLFNEMIDIGLEPDTVTYSALLCGYCKRRDVDRAVSLVNEMSLKGIEPDSHTMSTLYHGILKAKKVQFRHKKSADFTDMGD